The following DNA comes from Mycobacterium sp. MS1601.
GTGATGTTGCGCAGGCGCCTGAGCTTGGTGGTGGATTTCGGTTTGCCGTCGACGGCCGTGACGACGGCGTTCTGCCAGACGGCGAAGACGACCGGGACCAGGTGGGGTTGAGCATCGTCACCGACGGTCGCCAGCCTCGCGACCTTGGCCTCGATGAATTTTTCGGGGAGTGCCACCATCAGCTCAGAGTAGGTGTGCACACTTGGAGCATGCAGATAAGCATGCTCGAGTACACCGGTGAACCCTTTTCCATCGACGCCTACGTCACGCAGTTGGCGATGTTGCGCGATGAGGGTTTTGTCCGGGTGTGGAGCACCCAGCTTCCCTACGAGCGCGACCTGTTGACCGCGTTGGCCGTGGCGTTCCGCGAGGTGCCCGATATCGAGGTGGGCACTGGTGTGCTGCCGATACAGAATCAGCATCCGATGCTGATGGCTCAGCGGGTGCTGACCCTGAATGCCATTGCAGGAGGACGTTTCACGCTCGGTATCGGGATGACCCACGCCGCTGTCGCCGAAGGCATGTGGGGCATTTCCTACGCCAAGCCGATCCGGCGCATGAACGAGTACCTGGACGGCCTGCTGCCGCTGTTGAACGGCGAACCCGCCGATGTGTCAGGCGAGCTGGTGACCACGCGCGGGTCCGTCATGATTCCCGGCGCTCCCGCGCCTGACGTGTACATCGCAGCGCTGGGGCCGCAGATGCTCCGGCTGGCCGGCCGGCGGACCGCCGGGACGGTGACCTGGATGACCGGGCCCGCAACCCTGGGTTCCCATATCGGTCCCGTGATCCGTTCTGCGGCGGCCGAAGTCGGTCG
Coding sequences within:
- a CDS encoding TIGR03564 family F420-dependent LLM class oxidoreductase, coding for MQISMLEYTGEPFSIDAYVTQLAMLRDEGFVRVWSTQLPYERDLLTALAVAFREVPDIEVGTGVLPIQNQHPMLMAQRVLTLNAIAGGRFTLGIGMTHAAVAEGMWGISYAKPIRRMNEYLDGLLPLLNGEPADVSGELVTTRGSVMIPGAPAPDVYIAALGPQMLRLAGRRTAGTVTWMTGPATLGSHIGPVIRSAAAEVGRTARVVAALPISVTDDVAGARAMAAKQFVMYGQLPSYRAMLDREGFAGPEDAALIGSESEVSERLDALRDAGVDEFVGATFEPSPEGRARTRALLRSWAV